From Dietzia sp. ANT_WB102, a single genomic window includes:
- a CDS encoding molybdopterin-dependent oxidoreductase: MVDPDFPLWLRTAHLLNFVLIGILLRSGWEIIASLPRLWWRNDCKPGTEWIKFTRRALPEEEGVYTSLMDERSASPLLTLPGHKNIGLGRHWHGLGVTLWLINGIAYVVLLFATGLWRRIVPTSWDVMPDAWESMKIYAGLGVPSIEHFQPYDALQMLTYTGVVFLLAPLLIFTGIAMSPAVRSRFPWYVKMWGGHQGARSLHFIGMVLMTLFIIMHVGLVFLVHTEYNLPHMVFGVTDTARFAQAFTITLITIAAVIAFWIALSYLTLLDRARSQRILVALTEPVRKLTLNWMKPRWGQQNTFTEDDISEFHWTNGLPPTDDESPEWLRFKADNFVDWRLELGGELNGETRYLNLEDLRALPKTEYIAVHSCMQGWTATAKWGGVRLRDVLDLLGPRPANGNYVMVTSHGLAQEMYDHRPREPFYAVLDLDMVAEDDTILAYERNDHPLDIHLGAPLRLRVESNHGYKMVKWIKSIEWIEDYSEYGDGRGGTREDAALQAFNGRI; this comes from the coding sequence ATGGTGGATCCGGACTTTCCGCTCTGGCTACGCACGGCCCACCTGCTCAACTTCGTCCTCATCGGGATCCTGCTGCGCAGTGGCTGGGAAATCATCGCGTCGCTGCCCCGCTTGTGGTGGCGGAACGACTGCAAACCCGGTACCGAATGGATCAAGTTCACCCGGCGCGCACTGCCGGAGGAGGAGGGTGTCTACACCTCGCTCATGGATGAGCGCTCGGCCAGCCCGCTGCTGACCCTGCCGGGGCACAAGAACATCGGGCTCGGCCGGCATTGGCACGGTCTCGGCGTCACCTTGTGGCTCATCAACGGCATCGCCTACGTGGTCCTGCTGTTCGCCACCGGGCTGTGGCGGCGCATCGTGCCCACCTCCTGGGACGTGATGCCCGACGCTTGGGAGTCGATGAAGATCTACGCCGGACTCGGCGTGCCGTCGATCGAGCACTTCCAGCCGTACGACGCCCTCCAGATGCTCACCTACACCGGCGTGGTGTTCCTCCTCGCGCCGCTGCTCATCTTCACGGGCATTGCCATGTCCCCGGCGGTGCGGTCCCGTTTCCCCTGGTACGTCAAAATGTGGGGCGGACACCAGGGTGCCCGGTCGCTGCACTTCATCGGCATGGTTCTCATGACGCTGTTCATCATCATGCACGTCGGCCTGGTTTTTCTCGTGCACACCGAGTACAACCTGCCGCACATGGTCTTCGGCGTCACCGACACCGCCCGGTTCGCGCAGGCGTTCACCATCACCCTCATCACGATCGCCGCCGTCATCGCCTTCTGGATCGCGCTGAGCTACCTCACGCTGCTCGACCGCGCCCGGTCGCAGCGCATCCTCGTCGCACTCACCGAGCCGGTCCGCAAGCTCACCCTCAACTGGATGAAGCCCCGTTGGGGCCAGCAGAACACCTTTACCGAGGACGACATCTCAGAGTTCCACTGGACAAACGGCCTGCCCCCCACAGACGACGAGTCGCCCGAATGGCTCCGGTTCAAGGCGGACAACTTCGTCGACTGGCGGCTTGAACTCGGCGGTGAGCTCAACGGCGAGACGCGGTACCTCAACCTGGAGGACCTGCGGGCCCTGCCGAAGACTGAGTACATCGCCGTGCACTCCTGCATGCAGGGGTGGACCGCGACGGCCAAGTGGGGCGGGGTGAGACTGCGCGACGTCCTGGACCTGCTCGGACCGAGGCCGGCGAACGGCAACTACGTGATGGTCACGTCCCACGGTCTGGCCCAGGAGATGTACGACCACCGTCCTCGGGAGCCGTTCTACGCGGTGCTCGACCTCGACATGGTCGCGGAGGACGACACGATCCTCGCGTATGAGCGCAACGATCATCCGCTCGACATCCACCTCGGGGCGCCTCTACGTCTGCGCGTCGAGTCCAACCACGGGTACAAGATGGTCAAGTGGATCAAGTCCATCGAGTGGATCGAGGACTACTCGGAGTACGGTGACGGTCGCGGCGGGACCCGGGAGGACGCCGCCCTGCAGGCGTTCAACGGCCGCATCTGA
- a CDS encoding HNH endonuclease family protein, with amino-acid sequence MSSGTPRAIGAVVLGVVVLAGIGWCAEAEDARPGTIGIPPTSVVVPERTISPSSPVPAPTAGAESASPDEHAPPAAPGGDTAGDPLIASARGALPRLAVKGRAPKTGYDRALFGQSWTDDVSVEFGRNGCDTRNDILKRDLQDVTFRPGTRDCVVLTGVLDGPYTGERIEFVRGQATSSQVQIDHVVALSDAWQKGAQQLTEEQRRDFANDPLNLLAVAGRANQQKGDGDTATWLPPRREFRCSYVSRQVLVKERYGLWVTQAERDAMDRVLAGC; translated from the coding sequence ATGAGTTCCGGAACCCCTCGCGCAATCGGTGCCGTCGTCCTCGGTGTGGTGGTGTTGGCCGGGATCGGGTGGTGCGCCGAGGCCGAGGACGCCCGCCCGGGAACGATCGGCATTCCCCCGACGTCGGTGGTCGTTCCGGAAAGGACCATCTCGCCGTCGTCGCCGGTACCGGCGCCCACCGCCGGTGCGGAGTCGGCGAGCCCGGACGAGCACGCGCCTCCGGCCGCGCCCGGGGGCGACACGGCGGGCGATCCCCTCATCGCCTCAGCGCGCGGGGCGTTGCCCCGGCTCGCGGTCAAGGGGCGTGCGCCCAAAACGGGGTACGACCGCGCCCTGTTCGGGCAGTCGTGGACCGACGACGTGTCCGTCGAGTTTGGACGCAATGGTTGCGACACTCGCAACGACATCCTCAAACGGGACCTGCAGGACGTCACTTTCCGCCCAGGGACCAGGGACTGCGTGGTGCTCACCGGAGTATTGGACGGGCCGTACACCGGGGAGCGAATCGAGTTCGTCCGCGGACAGGCCACATCGTCGCAGGTGCAGATCGACCACGTGGTGGCCCTGTCGGACGCCTGGCAGAAGGGTGCGCAGCAACTGACCGAGGAGCAGCGGCGTGACTTCGCGAACGACCCGCTCAACCTGCTGGCTGTGGCGGGCCGGGCCAATCAGCAGAAGGGCGACGGCGATACCGCCACCTGGCTCCCGCCGCGTCGCGAGTTCCGCTGCTCGTACGTGTCACGGCAGGTGTTGGTCAAGGAGCGCTACGGGCTGTGGGTGACGCAGGCCGAGCGGGACGCGATGGACCGTGTCCTCGCCGGCTGTTGA
- a CDS encoding crotonase/enoyl-CoA hydratase family protein, producing the protein MASTPLLVERADHIETWTLNLPEARNPISDPAIVDAICEQVAVVNADHDVRAVVLTGAGSAFSAGGNVKDMVNRSGMFGGSPYELRDGYRQGIQRIPRALYHCEVPVVAAVNGPAVGAGCDLAVMCDLRVASTTAWFAESFVQLGIIPGDGGAWLLTKAIGPARAAEMALTGDRVTAEQAAEWGLVNRVVDPDALMGAARELAARVAKNPPHAVRMAKRLLRESQHQSLESLLELSATMQALAHHTEDHREALAAFGEKRPGNFTGR; encoded by the coding sequence ATGGCCTCAACTCCCCTGCTCGTCGAGCGAGCCGACCACATCGAGACGTGGACCCTCAACCTGCCCGAGGCTCGCAACCCCATTTCCGATCCAGCCATTGTTGACGCGATCTGCGAACAGGTGGCGGTGGTCAACGCGGACCACGACGTGCGGGCGGTCGTGCTCACCGGGGCGGGATCCGCGTTCTCCGCGGGCGGCAACGTCAAGGACATGGTCAACAGGTCCGGGATGTTCGGAGGTAGCCCGTATGAGCTCCGCGACGGGTACCGCCAGGGCATCCAGCGGATCCCGCGCGCGCTGTATCACTGCGAGGTTCCGGTAGTCGCGGCGGTCAACGGGCCGGCGGTCGGGGCAGGGTGCGACCTCGCCGTGATGTGTGACCTCCGAGTCGCCTCCACCACGGCGTGGTTCGCCGAGAGCTTTGTCCAGCTGGGCATCATTCCCGGCGACGGCGGGGCCTGGCTGCTCACCAAGGCGATCGGCCCGGCGCGAGCCGCGGAGATGGCACTGACCGGGGACCGGGTCACGGCCGAGCAGGCCGCCGAGTGGGGCCTGGTCAACCGGGTGGTTGACCCCGACGCACTGATGGGCGCTGCCCGCGAGCTGGCGGCCAGGGTGGCCAAGAACCCGCCGCACGCGGTGCGGATGGCCAAGAGACTCCTGCGCGAGTCCCAACACCAATCGCTTGAGTCGCTGCTCGAACTCTCGGCCACGATGCAGGCGCTCGCCCACCACACCGAGGACCACCGCGAGGCACTTGCCGCGTTCGGGGAGAAGCGTCCCGGCAACTTCACCGGCCGCTAG
- a CDS encoding acyl-CoA dehydrogenase family protein, giving the protein MPTRIAPPTTLASGEMAALRAEVRAFLAEEIDAGRLTPWIDTWLTRWDEDFTRRLAQRGWVGMTIPTEYGGRGRTFLERFVVTEELLSVGAPVAAQWVADRQIAPSLLRYGTEEQKREYLPRIAAGECCFGIGMSEPDSGSDLASVRTKGVRVDGGWSITGTKVWTSGAQHAEAFIALCRTEPLDTSNRHAGLSQFIVDLRSEGVTIRPIVSLSGDHHFNEVVLDEVFVPDQMVFGTLGHGWEQVNSELAFERSGPERFLSSFRVFAAEIGAVAAGALPARADLGRSVARMAGLHALSQNIAGSLQRGEPADTAAALVKLLGTTTEGDLVDAVSAGLGDEFAAGDLPVVAELSDLLRAGLHQRPGFTLRGGTNEILRGVIARALGMR; this is encoded by the coding sequence ATGCCGACGCGAATCGCCCCACCGACCACGCTGGCGTCGGGGGAGATGGCCGCACTGAGAGCCGAGGTGCGGGCCTTTCTCGCGGAAGAGATCGACGCGGGGCGGCTCACCCCGTGGATCGACACGTGGCTGACCAGGTGGGATGAGGACTTCACCCGCCGGTTGGCTCAACGGGGTTGGGTGGGGATGACGATCCCCACCGAGTACGGGGGCCGCGGGCGTACCTTCCTCGAACGCTTCGTCGTGACCGAGGAACTGCTCTCGGTGGGCGCGCCCGTCGCGGCGCAGTGGGTCGCCGACCGTCAGATCGCCCCGTCCCTGCTGCGGTACGGAACGGAGGAGCAGAAGCGCGAGTACCTGCCCCGGATCGCCGCGGGCGAGTGCTGCTTCGGCATCGGGATGAGTGAACCGGACTCGGGCTCCGACCTCGCGAGTGTCCGGACAAAGGGGGTCCGCGTCGACGGCGGCTGGTCGATCACCGGGACAAAAGTGTGGACGTCCGGCGCCCAGCATGCCGAGGCCTTCATCGCCTTGTGCCGGACCGAACCCCTCGATACGTCGAACCGTCACGCGGGCCTGAGTCAGTTCATCGTGGACCTACGCAGCGAGGGTGTCACCATCCGCCCGATCGTGTCGCTGTCGGGGGATCACCACTTCAACGAGGTGGTTCTCGATGAGGTGTTCGTGCCTGACCAGATGGTCTTCGGCACCCTCGGCCACGGCTGGGAGCAGGTCAACTCCGAGCTTGCGTTCGAGAGGAGTGGCCCCGAGCGGTTCCTGTCCTCGTTCCGCGTGTTCGCCGCTGAGATCGGTGCGGTCGCGGCGGGGGCGCTGCCCGCCCGCGCGGACCTCGGCCGGTCGGTGGCCCGCATGGCCGGGCTACACGCCCTCAGCCAGAACATCGCCGGTTCCCTCCAGCGAGGCGAGCCGGCAGACACCGCGGCGGCACTGGTCAAGCTGCTCGGAACCACTACCGAGGGTGATCTCGTGGATGCGGTGTCCGCCGGTCTCGGTGACGAGTTCGCCGCCGGGGACCTCCCGGTGGTGGCTGAACTCTCTGACCTACTCAGGGCCGGGCTGCACCAACGCCCCGGTTTCACGCTCCGTGGCGGGACCAATGAGATCCTGCGCGGCGTGATCGCGCGAGCACTGGGGATGCGATGA
- a CDS encoding DUF1542 domain-containing protein yields MEFLLIAAVIALAVAVVSRSQNKGQTQLEAHHNRHLEDYRAEAARWIERLGGQVFNLDGTDEASKQAMADASERYTASVSELENARTPVQAQLAKDTALEGLYYVRAARSAMGLDPGPELPTTPGQDRAGRVTEDRTVDVEGRTMKAATEPSDETPHYYPGGVVAGRPVPAGWYSEPWWASALSTGVWMMGSMMMFNMMFAGMGGVGYSGEDFAAGIGEGGVDVGDMGGDGGDGFFDGGLMGGDGGDAGGDGGGFFDGGLFGGDGGGDGGGGFFDGGLFGGDGGGFFDF; encoded by the coding sequence GTGGAGTTTCTCCTCATCGCCGCAGTGATCGCGTTGGCCGTCGCTGTGGTCTCCCGCAGCCAGAACAAGGGTCAGACCCAGCTGGAGGCGCACCACAACCGCCACCTCGAGGACTATCGGGCCGAGGCGGCCCGGTGGATCGAGCGACTCGGTGGCCAGGTGTTCAACCTCGACGGCACGGACGAGGCGTCCAAGCAGGCCATGGCAGACGCGTCGGAGCGCTATACAGCGTCCGTGTCCGAGTTGGAGAACGCCCGCACCCCGGTTCAGGCGCAGCTGGCCAAGGACACCGCCCTGGAGGGCTTGTACTACGTGCGAGCCGCCCGCTCGGCGATGGGCCTGGACCCGGGGCCCGAGCTGCCCACTACCCCCGGTCAGGACCGCGCGGGCCGGGTGACCGAAGACCGCACCGTCGACGTCGAGGGTCGGACCATGAAGGCGGCGACCGAGCCGAGTGACGAGACTCCGCACTACTACCCGGGTGGCGTCGTGGCCGGTCGACCGGTCCCGGCCGGCTGGTACTCGGAGCCCTGGTGGGCGTCGGCCCTGTCCACGGGCGTGTGGATGATGGGCTCGATGATGATGTTCAACATGATGTTCGCCGGGATGGGGGGCGTCGGTTACTCCGGTGAGGATTTCGCTGCCGGTATCGGCGAAGGCGGCGTCGACGTCGGCGACATGGGGGGTGACGGCGGCGATGGGTTCTTCGACGGGGGACTCATGGGCGGTGACGGCGGAGACGCCGGCGGCGATGGCGGGGGCTTCTTCGACGGTGGACTGTTCGGCGGCGACGGTGGGGGAGACGGCGGCGGGGGCTTCTTCGACGGTGGCCTGTTCGGTGGCGACGGCGGCGGCTTCTTCGACTTCTGA
- a CDS encoding DNA polymerase III subunit delta': MPGVFDRLAGQADVVAELTAAATAARARVPGQGWDSSDARMVHAWLFTGPPGSGRSVAAMAFAAALQCEHPDVVGCGECRACHTVLAGTHADVHLLAPQGVNILLKDVKETIHRAASRPGTGRWQIVVVEEADRLTEQSGNALLKVVEEPPSRTVFLLCSPTTDPMDIMVTLRSRSRNVALRQPNAAAVERALLADGEPIDPDLARWAASVSSGHVGRARWLATDEATRERRDVVLQLPMVMHNPGRAFPLADRLVSAAEQESQARNTESDEREVEELRTALGAGGTGKGTASAGRGATGAVKELEKAQKSRRTRSTRDSLDLSLVDLAGFYRDALMAAMGARDVDPVHPDKADEAARLGGHYPAASILQAIEAVQECRAAIEVNVKPKFAVSAMVGAIRAALGS, encoded by the coding sequence ATGCCCGGGGTGTTCGATCGGTTGGCCGGACAGGCCGACGTCGTGGCGGAGCTGACCGCTGCCGCCACGGCAGCCCGTGCCCGGGTGCCGGGGCAGGGGTGGGACTCCTCGGACGCTCGGATGGTCCACGCGTGGCTGTTCACCGGCCCGCCGGGCAGCGGCCGGAGCGTGGCGGCCATGGCGTTCGCCGCTGCGCTGCAGTGCGAGCATCCGGACGTCGTGGGCTGCGGGGAGTGCCGAGCGTGCCACACGGTCCTCGCAGGTACCCACGCGGACGTGCACCTACTCGCGCCACAGGGCGTGAACATCCTGCTCAAGGACGTCAAGGAGACCATCCACCGCGCGGCTAGCCGCCCCGGCACCGGGCGCTGGCAGATCGTGGTGGTCGAGGAGGCGGACCGTCTCACCGAGCAGTCCGGCAACGCGCTGCTCAAGGTGGTCGAGGAGCCGCCCAGCCGGACCGTCTTCCTGCTCTGCTCGCCGACCACCGACCCGATGGACATCATGGTGACGCTGCGGTCGCGGTCGCGGAACGTCGCTTTGCGTCAGCCGAACGCGGCGGCGGTGGAGCGCGCGCTGCTCGCCGACGGGGAACCGATTGATCCCGACCTGGCCCGGTGGGCGGCTTCGGTGTCCTCCGGGCACGTGGGTCGCGCACGATGGCTGGCCACCGACGAGGCGACCCGGGAGCGAAGAGACGTCGTGCTCCAACTGCCCATGGTCATGCACAATCCCGGGCGGGCGTTCCCGCTCGCTGACCGGCTCGTCAGCGCCGCGGAGCAGGAGTCCCAGGCACGTAACACCGAGTCCGACGAACGCGAAGTCGAGGAATTGCGCACCGCGCTGGGTGCGGGCGGCACAGGCAAGGGCACCGCGTCGGCCGGGAGGGGTGCCACCGGGGCGGTCAAAGAGCTCGAGAAGGCCCAGAAGTCGCGGCGGACCCGCTCGACCCGCGACTCGCTGGATCTCTCGCTGGTCGACCTGGCCGGGTTCTACCGTGATGCGCTCATGGCCGCGATGGGTGCTCGCGACGTCGACCCGGTGCATCCGGACAAGGCAGACGAGGCGGCCCGCCTCGGCGGCCACTATCCGGCAGCTTCGATCCTCCAGGCGATCGAGGCTGTCCAGGAATGCCGAGCCGCGATCGAAGTCAATGTCAAGCCGAAGTTCGCCGTGTCGGCGATGGTGGGGGCGATCCGCGCTGCGCTCGGATCCTGA
- a CDS encoding DUF6541 family protein, producing the protein MTLTALLVVPGAFVGVAAQLPLRLAVGTSIPVSFGIAAIAGYVYGRFEVPWSLGGYAIATAATAAVVGVVGLLITGVTWVWRRRRRNAESAGGRDGGRRAGQRSWWWLLPGAAILVSAWLIGQMILTELSATPGGTANVFQGWDAHWHANYIRFIHDAGLASPDQAGQLRYPENGAALYYPSTWHAIAALVMGLRGIGAVETYNLVQIGSVALVFPLGVAALAWLITHRRFSRPVVATSAAVAAMATPLFPGLPFVEVMVAATPSAVANGMSGLGAAVVVAALADRRLIPAAALGLVGIGGVHPSAMVTAGVFVLFWWLFDGLWRPVRGRVRDFVVLAGIGLAGVLTLLPQVLTVSEEADDISAFEFEINADRAATWGKAVGLQVRHVQDWGVRWVLLSLAALGLLVMLRQKIFWPLLLWGGLLVVCVNSMSVFGNWTGGVLRGMGSVYYNDPRRIGVALAVVVAAAVGVGVGATAQMLAGWLGRLVDPITDPDGGGVLLARVAVALAALVGVGSWVIQAAPEYASAAGLSQRWGRMVDEHDLRAFRWLSEQPNAYSGLIYTNPDEGSGWMYATDGLPSTSRHYLQPGPTAPLTSFLSNRMDQAGVDPRVDRALADLGVTYVYISPPNYWGFQKPNEHLLRLDSTPGLVRVYGESQVRIYAVRAAFTDAELAQVLADSPFPPERRTPLTRATGLYGPE; encoded by the coding sequence ATGACCCTCACCGCACTCTTGGTGGTGCCCGGCGCGTTCGTCGGCGTCGCCGCACAGTTGCCCTTGCGCCTCGCGGTGGGCACGTCGATCCCGGTCTCATTCGGCATTGCCGCGATCGCCGGATACGTCTACGGGCGGTTCGAGGTGCCCTGGTCACTCGGCGGGTACGCAATCGCCACGGCCGCCACCGCCGCGGTGGTCGGTGTCGTGGGTCTGCTCATCACCGGGGTGACGTGGGTGTGGCGACGACGACGTCGCAACGCGGAGTCGGCGGGCGGCCGGGACGGGGGCCGCCGAGCCGGTCAGCGCTCGTGGTGGTGGTTGCTCCCGGGCGCGGCGATACTCGTCAGCGCCTGGCTGATCGGTCAGATGATCCTCACCGAGCTCTCGGCGACCCCCGGTGGGACGGCGAACGTTTTCCAGGGCTGGGACGCGCACTGGCACGCCAACTACATTCGCTTCATCCACGACGCCGGACTGGCCTCGCCCGATCAAGCGGGGCAACTGCGCTACCCCGAGAACGGTGCGGCCCTCTACTACCCGAGCACGTGGCACGCGATCGCCGCGCTGGTCATGGGCCTGCGTGGGATCGGCGCGGTCGAGACGTACAACCTCGTGCAGATCGGCAGCGTGGCCCTGGTGTTCCCGCTGGGTGTAGCGGCGCTGGCCTGGCTGATCACCCATCGCCGGTTCTCGCGGCCGGTCGTCGCCACTTCGGCGGCCGTCGCGGCGATGGCCACTCCGCTGTTCCCGGGCCTGCCGTTCGTCGAGGTCATGGTGGCCGCGACCCCCTCCGCTGTGGCCAACGGCATGTCCGGGCTGGGGGCTGCTGTCGTCGTGGCGGCCCTGGCCGATCGGCGCCTCATCCCTGCCGCCGCGCTCGGGTTGGTAGGCATCGGCGGTGTCCACCCCTCGGCCATGGTCACTGCCGGCGTGTTCGTTCTGTTCTGGTGGCTCTTCGACGGGCTGTGGCGACCGGTCCGTGGCCGCGTCCGGGATTTCGTGGTCCTGGCCGGCATCGGGTTGGCCGGTGTCCTCACCCTGCTGCCGCAGGTGCTCACGGTGTCCGAGGAAGCCGACGACATTTCCGCCTTCGAGTTCGAGATCAACGCCGATCGCGCCGCCACCTGGGGCAAAGCGGTGGGCCTACAAGTGCGCCACGTCCAGGATTGGGGCGTGCGATGGGTGCTGCTCTCCCTGGCCGCGCTGGGACTGCTAGTGATGCTGCGCCAAAAGATCTTCTGGCCGCTTCTGCTGTGGGGCGGGCTGCTGGTGGTGTGCGTCAACTCGATGAGCGTGTTCGGAAACTGGACCGGCGGCGTACTCCGCGGGATGGGCAGCGTCTACTACAACGACCCGCGCCGGATCGGCGTGGCGCTGGCCGTCGTGGTGGCCGCCGCGGTGGGTGTGGGCGTGGGGGCGACCGCGCAGATGCTGGCGGGCTGGCTGGGCCGGTTGGTCGACCCCATCACCGACCCGGACGGCGGCGGGGTGCTGCTCGCCCGGGTGGCCGTGGCGCTTGCTGCCCTGGTAGGGGTGGGCTCCTGGGTTATCCAAGCTGCTCCCGAGTACGCGTCGGCGGCCGGGCTCAGCCAACGCTGGGGCCGCATGGTCGACGAGCACGACCTGCGCGCCTTCCGGTGGCTGTCCGAGCAACCCAACGCCTACTCGGGCTTGATCTACACCAACCCCGACGAGGGGTCCGGCTGGATGTACGCCACCGACGGGCTGCCGTCGACCTCGCGGCACTACCTGCAGCCCGGTCCCACCGCCCCGCTGACCTCCTTCCTGTCGAACCGGATGGACCAGGCCGGAGTCGACCCGCGGGTCGACCGCGCGTTGGCGGACCTGGGCGTGACCTACGTGTACATCAGCCCGCCGAATTATTGGGGCTTCCAAAAGCCGAACGAGCATCTGCTGCGATTGGACAGCACGCCCGGGTTGGTCAGGGTGTACGGCGAGTCGCAGGTGCGGATCTACGCCGTCCGGGCCGCGTTCACCGACGCCGAGTTGGCGCAGGTGCTGGCGGACTCGCCGTTCCCTCCCGAGCGACGTACCCCGCTCACAAGGGCGACGGGGCTGTACGGCCCGGAGTGA
- a CDS encoding acyl-CoA dehydrogenase family protein: MSGVIDPSSVDPSAAAAALAVDEDLLAMMGDVLAGHSGSDVEPDPVKVWQSLVEVGLARLTAPESSGGSGASWAEAAALLRLSAAAGVATPYAETDLVVGPLRRAAALNDATDGTATLAVIGHDGHARRVAWAGGTDSVLFVRRAGGDDDEVRSGGARGYELAEVPTGRTGVTSAQGISAVPLGDLRPPPDAAWTAVDGAAVEAAVLRGALARALQCVGAAEGMLDSAIAHSIERNQFGRPLARFQSVQNLVVDIAAETVLARAAVDQAVADALTSDLAGPLSGFRVAVARSVVSQALAVAVRNAHQVHGAMGTTHEHPLHRLTLPALQWRGEFGSAAFWESLLADAAVAGGMDGAWPMVVEGAPVEGAAAAWLDCVTGAHSRGRRAAEPR, encoded by the coding sequence ATGAGCGGCGTCATCGATCCGAGCTCCGTTGATCCGAGCGCCGCGGCCGCCGCTCTCGCCGTCGACGAGGACCTCCTCGCGATGATGGGCGACGTCCTCGCCGGGCACTCAGGCTCGGACGTCGAGCCCGACCCGGTGAAGGTGTGGCAGAGCCTCGTCGAGGTGGGGCTGGCCCGGCTCACCGCCCCCGAGTCCAGCGGCGGCAGCGGCGCGAGCTGGGCGGAGGCGGCTGCGCTCCTCCGTCTGTCCGCGGCCGCGGGAGTGGCCACCCCTTACGCCGAGACCGACCTCGTCGTCGGGCCTCTTCGCCGCGCCGCAGCCCTCAACGATGCCACCGACGGGACGGCGACCCTCGCAGTGATCGGCCACGATGGGCACGCGCGGCGCGTGGCCTGGGCGGGCGGCACGGACTCTGTCCTGTTCGTCCGACGAGCCGGAGGGGACGACGACGAGGTGCGCTCGGGCGGGGCCAGAGGCTACGAACTCGCCGAGGTGCCGACAGGTCGAACCGGGGTCACGTCCGCCCAGGGGATCTCGGCGGTCCCGCTGGGCGATCTTCGACCGCCGCCGGATGCGGCGTGGACTGCGGTCGACGGTGCTGCGGTCGAGGCCGCGGTGCTGCGAGGAGCGCTGGCCAGGGCGCTGCAGTGCGTGGGCGCCGCGGAGGGGATGCTCGACTCGGCGATCGCCCACTCGATCGAGCGGAATCAGTTCGGCCGGCCACTGGCCCGGTTCCAGTCAGTGCAAAACCTCGTCGTCGACATCGCCGCGGAGACGGTCCTCGCGCGGGCGGCGGTCGACCAGGCCGTCGCTGACGCCCTCACCTCGGACCTCGCCGGGCCGCTGTCCGGTTTCCGGGTGGCCGTGGCGCGTAGCGTCGTCTCACAGGCGCTGGCGGTGGCTGTCCGCAACGCCCACCAGGTCCACGGCGCGATGGGCACCACCCACGAGCACCCCCTGCATCGCCTGACCCTGCCCGCCCTGCAGTGGCGTGGCGAATTCGGATCCGCTGCATTCTGGGAGTCGTTGCTCGCCGACGCGGCCGTGGCCGGGGGAATGGACGGGGCGTGGCCGATGGTCGTCGAGGGCGCCCCAGTCGAGGGCGCCGCGGCTGCGTGGCTCGACTGTGTGACGGGAGCCCACTCACGTGGTCGCCGGGCGGCCGAGCCCCGATAG
- a CDS encoding heavy-metal-associated domain-containing protein, whose amino-acid sequence MKSTIYLVSGMTCDRCARAIKDSVSTVTGVGGVAVEILPDGKSRLIFKHKDDVELDRSEVEAAVHRAGDYRLL is encoded by the coding sequence ATGAAGAGCACGATCTACTTGGTCAGCGGGATGACCTGCGACCGCTGCGCCCGGGCGATCAAGGACAGCGTGAGCACCGTGACGGGCGTCGGCGGGGTGGCCGTCGAGATACTTCCTGACGGCAAGTCCCGGCTCATCTTCAAGCACAAGGACGACGTCGAACTGGATCGGTCCGAGGTCGAGGCCGCGGTACATCGTGCGGGTGACTATCGCCTCCTCTGA